A stretch of the Vulcanisaeta souniana JCM 11219 genome encodes the following:
- a CDS encoding ATP-grasp domain-containing protein has translation MPNTVVVIGDSPIPDRPSRDLVIYARDLGLNATYVPVSRISIKVNKDGSLVVIRDKPFKVDGAFLRSLGVLIDVETFFRRTITIKLIEEGGTVVINPLEGLLKTRNKLETTVILRDKGLPVPDTIGTEDILYAYDMAKNMKNIVIKPLQGSRGYGAVKISDADIAFQIMKTLLTYKKPIYLQKYIEKPNRDIRVMVIDGEVFGCMIRVALNGQWKTNVAQGAIGRPCIGIDKAVMEIAVRSVEALGLVYGGVDIGESRDGYVIFEVNGSPDWAELTAVTGKNPAKALISSMMRRLKA, from the coding sequence ATGCCTAATACAGTCGTTGTAATAGGCGATTCACCGATACCAGATAGACCGAGTAGAGACCTAGTAATTTATGCAAGAGACTTGGGGTTGAATGCTACGTATGTGCCGGTTTCACGAATATCAATCAAGGTCAATAAGGACGGCTCGCTAGTCGTAATCAGGGACAAGCCATTCAAGGTTGATGGCGCATTTCTCAGAAGCCTGGGTGTCCTTATAGACGTAGAGACGTTTTTCAGGAGGACAATAACAATTAAGTTAATTGAGGAGGGAGGCACCGTAGTCATAAACCCACTCGAGGGTTTATTGAAGACTAGAAATAAGCTTGAGACAACCGTAATACTAAGGGATAAGGGATTACCCGTACCTGATACAATAGGCACTGAGGACATACTGTATGCGTATGACATGGCAAAGAACATGAAGAACATAGTAATAAAGCCCCTGCAGGGCTCCAGAGGATACGGTGCAGTGAAGATCAGCGATGCTGATATAGCATTCCAAATAATGAAGACACTGCTCACCTACAAAAAGCCAATATATTTACAGAAGTATATCGAGAAGCCAAATCGGGATATAAGGGTCATGGTTATTGATGGCGAGGTATTTGGCTGTATGATAAGGGTGGCGTTAAATGGACAGTGGAAGACAAACGTTGCTCAGGGAGCCATTGGTAGGCCATGCATAGGCATTGACAAGGCCGTTATGGAAATAGCAGTGAGGTCTGTGGAGGCCCTGGGCCTTGTATACGGTGGTGTTGACATAGGTGAGAGTAGGGATGGTTATGTAATCTTTGAGGTGAATGGATCACCAGATTGGGCCGAGTTAACCGCAGTTACTGGCAAGAATCCTGCGAAGGCGCTTATTTCATCAATGATGAGAAGATTAAAGGCGTGA